The genomic window ATTAATCGATAGCGAACTCTAAGAACAGAAAAAGCAAAACAATCAAGCATGCACACCATTTAGAAGGAGAACGATGCAGATGGCGAAATGAAGCTTCATCTTTGCAGCGCGTGAGGTAGACGAAAAAGTGGCTGCGGTGGTGAGATGCAAATGGCAGCGACGTGCATAGCTATTTATAGATAGGAAACAGGATGGAATCGAATCTAAACTGTTTGTTGAAACTAAGGATGGGATAATCTAAACTGAAAATCTCGATTAAAACAATAACCTGATCGTGCATACCGAACAATCGTGTCCTCTTCCTGCTAACTGCACTTGGCAGTGGCGAACCCAAGCTCCGCCCCTGGCCGCCCCAGTATATGTATGTAGGTAATGAGGGAATTTACTATATAAGCCGATCAAATTTTGAGTAAAACCTAGCTCATACAACTGCACAAGCATCTCCTCAGCGAGCGCACGACCTGCGCCTATCTCTCGCACGCCCGCCCAGGCTCTCTAAATCTCTGGGACCGTCACTGGCACTTGGTGGCCCCGTCGCTGCTTCAGTTCGCCCAACAAAGGCCAAGTGGCCAACGAACACGCTTGCACTTAGAACGTACGGCTTTCTCTGTACATTCTGTTTCAGATTTTCTTTTGCCGTGCATGGACGTGCCGGCACATTCATGTTACCGCGGCGCGCGGAGGCCTGAACTGCAAGGCAAAGGCACGCATGCAACCGAACCTTTGGCACCCACAGCCAGGGGCGGAGCCAGGTGCCGGCCAACCTGGGCTccgcacccccccccctcctccgtGCAATTGTTTTAGGCAGGTAATGGAGTTCAAGGCTATTACTAGTTGTTAGTACTAGCAGGCAGCCCATTAACGAACGAAAAATCTGCTGACTTTTTAGGCCCAGATGCCTGTCCTTTCTGTAAAAAAGCGACGCAGGTCGCAGATGTAGAAGCTCGGCTCGCCGATCTCCGTTCTCGCCACGCTTGACGCCTTCGTCGACCTCCGTGCTCCACTACTCGCAGTCATCACTGACCTCCATGCTCGCAACTACACGCCTTGTGCTCACAGCTCTAGTGCATCAGCCTGCACAGCTGCAGGTCCTTCTTTTCTTCTAAGTAGTCATCTACTTTATGCATGCTAGATGTGGAACTTAATCGAGCTTAGAGCAGTCTAAATAGGCCATATCTACTGTGTCGGCTCGAGATCCGACACTGTAGACACGGTTCAGATACAGTACGATACTACGGGTCGTGTCTAGGTTGAGTGTGCGACACAGTATGACCTGGTTgagtctgaaaaaaaaaatcatataattGATACTAATGGACGTAGTAGTATGAAATGTTTCTTTTCTACGTATAACACGATAAATTTAGAAGGTGTATATAGAAACAGAAGTTATCTCTAtaaacaaaggaaagaaaattcaTCATACTTGGTGTGTTTCCTCAAGCTCTGAATCACAGGAGCCCCAATAGTCAGATTAGGAACGAAATGCTAGCATTGCAAACAGCCAGCAAAGTTAAAATACGTACTAGGATGGTCCGCGTGCTACGCCGCACGCATAGAACAACAGCAGTAGTTGCAAGCAGCAAACAGACTTGTTCAGCAGTGTTCTGAACAGAACACTAAAGCATCACTATATAAGCTGTACAAACAACAATAACATAATCTCATCTAGGTGAGGATTACAGGTATGAGCAAAGGGAGGCTTTGGCAAGGACCTAGTTCTTTCATGTGTTCCCTCCTGAAAAAGAATGAAACAATTTATAACACTGGAAGAACATATATCTATAAACTACATCATTATGCGGCAAGAATGAGAAACATAACTAACATATAGCACCTTATAATCATGAATGATATTGTAGAAAAGTGTTTTACAatcggcatcatcttcaggccTAGAACCTGAAATAGCTCGAAAAGACGCATCATGAATCTATGTAGGCATATGAAAGGAGGAAGCAAGAAACACCCAGAGAGCAAGATTGTTGGCGACAGCGGCCGGATCTATCGACCTCGAGGAGGTCGCAACGGTGAGGACAAGAGGGAGAGATGAGTTCGTGCCGCCCACCTCGTAGCAGTCGTCACCGCCACCAGAGGCCACGCCATGGATTACGCATGATGTGCTTTGGTGCTTACCTTTACCTAGAGATGCATTGTTCCACTACCACCGCTCACCCGGCCACATGTCGTCCATCGGCCAGTGGCCATGGATCCACCATGCACCTTGGATCTCAGTCACGCGTGCTGGATCTCGAGCACTGGATCCGGTCACTATGGATCCATCACTTGAGGTCATCCTGCCGCCACCAGACTTGGGCTTGAAGGAGAGGCTGGAGTTGTCGAGGAAGTAGACCGTGCCGGGCGCGATGGAGGCGGCACCTGAGGCAACCATGGCGCTGTCAAGGAGGTGGTGAAGGTGGGCGAAGCGAAGGGTCTGCGCGGGCCGGCGTGGCCACCACTGCTTCCGTCGTAGCGGGCAACTTGGGAGCtcgggggagagagagtgaaggAGAGAAATGAGGAGCCAAGGCCGAGGAGTTGACATAAAAGTGCAACAAATAGTTTTTTCGGGTCTGATCcatagttattagtgacgggtgacaactgtaagtcattagtgacggtttgtgaagtgacccgtcactgctattattagtgacgggtctgagACAAGTCCTCGTCCGAGATCATATTAGTGACGCATATTAAGCAACCGTTActaatatgttatttcatatatTGGTTTCTTACGTAATGGGAGAATTATTGTTTAGCCCTGTGCTAATACTCCTACGAACTAGCACAACATCGTAACACACAGACACACCAGCCGCTGGACTCGGTTTAACTTGTTTATGGTACTCCATATTGTACTGATACATGCTTGATATTACCATATGGATATGGCAAGCTAATAGCTATAGCTCACCAGTCATCTCCTCCACATCAGGCCGTACTGAAGAAACAACGAAACGCGACACTTCGTACACTTGGAAGTATAAGGTACGTGTTTACAGAGTGagtatctcttttttttaaacaaaacaGATAGGAGAGCTGCCAATTTACATTAAAAAGTCTAGATGAGTATAGAATAAAGTCTAGATGAGTGAAGTACATGGGACAACAAGGTTcttaaaaaacacaaaaggaCTATTCTCTAGGGATGAAGTGAGCAAATCACCTAGCTCCCGTCTCGGGATTGCAGGCTCCCTTTTTCTCTTGGCTATTGTAgggacattttttttatcttgcgTTGCACCTCTTTCACATTCCCTATCTAGCAAGAAACTAAGATCGACAATGGCTTCATTCCAATGTGAAAATCATTTCTGACAACAACGGTCCTTCAAACATAGCCATATACTCTGCAGAATGACTTCTAATGGTTTGAGTTCATCTTTGAGAAGACCGAGCTTGCACCATAAGTTGCGTATGCTGCATGGTCATCATTGGCCGCCGTGAGGCGAGATGTGTGCTTCATCAGACAGTGGACATGTCAAAGGTTCGGCGTTGATGTTTCACTGGTGTTGCCATCGATAGGGTAGATGGTGGTCGGTGTTGCAATATGGGGTGCGCCAGGTGGTGAAGAGGTCCTTCAACCATCGCACTCAGTGATTGGTGGAGAGGGAGTTTTTTACATTTACTAGGCATTTTTGCATCTCGAACGTATAATGAACATTTTCAGATCACCTTCGTCGGTGTATGCAGTACGCAATTACGCATGCATGGGAAGGAGAACGAACGAGTCATTTTTTTGTGCCGGAATCTCCTATTCAGTCGGCATGCCCGGAATGGAGGAATCTTCAGGGTTGCAAGACGCTGAAACAACAGAACCGAGGAGCCTCTGCATGGCAATCGCAATCTGAGGAGTAACTGTTTGCCCGACCTGCAAAAAAAGTACTTTTGAGTTCGGCCGATCAGTATACAGTGTCTGCAACATCAAGCAACCGTGCCATTTTCGCCATGACCATTACGGCGTTACCTGTTGGATGTGCATGGATTTCTGATCGGAGACTTGCCTGCACGGTGAGTCTGCTTTTTTAAAGCTAATCTGCAGATCTCGACTGCGAGAAGGCACCGATTTTCACATGCTTGTTGTTCGCCTGATAAGATTTTCCCTGAAAGGCTGAAACCTCTTGTGGCCTGTAGAAACAAGGGACCTGTCCCAAGGGGTTGCCATGACTTCCTGTTCGGGCACTTGGCTTGCTTGAGATTGAGATCGAGAACTGGTTCACTTCATTGATTGCAAGCACTGTCACTCACATGCTCCAAGCACATGTCACCCATATATTAAACGACGTGCATCTTACCCGGTTCTGCAAAGATAATGTTGGGTTACTCGTTAAGCTGATCCTCGTTAGCGCCTACAAATTGCGAGCCCTGGGTGATGGCAGGACAGCAGTAGTACAGTCACACTACCACACTTGCCGCACAGCCATGTCGTCGTCGGTGCGCCACCCTTGCTTCGGCCTCCTCCAGGAGCAGCTCGGCTACGTGCAGTGCAACTTCTGCGCCACCATCCTGCTGGTAAGAAACGATCGAGACCCGATCATCCTGAGCATGCGCGCACGATCACGTATATATGCGGCACTCGTGCATGCAGGTGAGAGTGCCGTGCGGTGGCAGCCCGCAGCTGAAGACGGTGGCCGTGCAGTGCGGCGACTGCTCCGGCATCCTCTCCGTCACACTGCCGCCGACGCTGGCGGCTGCAGCGCCGGCGTCCGTCGAGCTGCCCCTGCAGGTCATCACCGTCTTCCTTCCCTTTGCATGGACAAGCGCGTGGCATTGTTCTTTCTCTTACAATCGTGCGCCTGAATCTATCAAATGATGTGTGTGGATCTGATGAAACAGGAGCCAGGCGTTTATCAGCCGCCAAGGGACTCGGACGAGAGCAGTGGAGAGGACAGGGAGATGGAGGTTGCAGAGAACAATGTCTTCCATACGGTTAACAAACGTAGATGATGATGCATGCGCAGTATTTTTTACTGTATTTTTTTcgtgtggttttttttttcctaatcaAGCAAGGTTTCAAACATCTTTGCAGCTCCAGTTAGGAAGCAGCGGACACCGTCAGCCTACAACTGTTTCATCAAGTAATGACCAGAAATAAGCCACTCACTAGTCACTGATATTGTTACTGCACTCATACATCTTTGCATTTGCTGTATAGTACTGTACAAGATATACAAATCATGCAACATGCTTCTGATGCATTCATACAAGTCGAGTACATATGAAATGCCCGCTCCATTCTAATGTTCAGTATTGTTTGATATAGACCAAGAACTGGATATGTTGAGATCAATATTTTAACATGTTCTAACCAATCTCTAGTAGTACTCTGCTGTTTAGGTGAGTTAACGAGATCTTTAACATGGGTTCAATCTGTTATCAGGGAGGAGATAAGGAGGATCAAGGCGAGAGATCCTAGCATCACCCACAAAGAGGCCTTCAGCGCTGCTTCTAAAAACGTGAGCACTCTTCAGCTGACTGCAAGCTCCAAACAGTTTTTTGCCTCATCAGTTTCTGGCTTTGTACAGCATTATCCATTAAGATTTCTTCATGTTGTTAGCAAAGTATCATTGGTTGCTTCACTGCAGTGGGCGCACTTACCAAGAATCCAGCAGAAGGGAAACTGAGGAAGGGATCTGCTGCTGCAAAACAATTTCcagatatgcaagctgcaaaaagggaaaacaagattaattgcGACCTGAATAAGGCTATGGTGTAGTCAGATTCAGAAAAAAGCAAACAAGATCCACGTTGTGCCTTCAGATGAGTTGAATCCATGGATTTTGATGTTGCACACGTGAGCATGTGGTACCAGAACTTACAATCATGTGATAGATGCAGCATGGTTTGCAATTCGTATATCAGTTGCAGTATTGACGGAACTAGGATTTACCAAACCTGATGAATCCGATAACACTACTGCAGCAGGACGACGATAGTTAAAAATGGTTTTCTGGAATGAAGCCCATATTATGAAACTTACCCAACCAACTCTAGTGATAAAGATAAGACTGTGTCCAACGGTTTCCTTTTAGGGACcaaaatctcttcacgacgggattttcgttcccttcaacgctccaacggttttccttcacggttctcgttgcgaagggattcccagggtcattccctccaggtcgggattctctctcttttcctttcacGATTCCCTTCAAAGGGAAGAAAGCtgttgaaaatgagagaaaataaaaggaataagaacGGAGAAAAGAATcgggaagagaacgaaatgaatgGAATATGATTGAAGACAGTCTAATATCTTTGTAAGCAATTTGATTAACATGCATGATTCTGCTGCTGTTCTCTTCATCAgtacaaaacagaagaagaagaaaaaaaggcagGGAAAACTGAGCGTTGATATTACAGAGATCTCAAACTCTATTTGTGATCCAAGCTAGCGTATTAAAGCATTACTCCTTTGATGCTGGCATCAACCGGAGCCTTTCCTCAGAAGCTTTGCCCGAACCATTCTCCTCTGATAAAAGCGCCTGCAGGTCACTCCCATTTGCCAGGCTGTTGAACTCCACTGATTTTGAGGGGAGCGCGGGATAACGCCGCTGGCAAAGGGTCATAAGCCTCTTGATTGACTGAAGGtacttgcgagtggtctcatcaTTCATGATGTGGGCGACACTATTTGTGTAGATCTTTTCTCGAGCAGAACGCTCGTGGATACCAACCATAGTGACTCCAATAGGCCATGGTGCGTTCCCAATGGCCAGCTTGATGTATTGGTCCATTGCTGCTAAATAATCACGCTTCATGCAGCACTCCACAATAAAGAGCAATGCTTGTCGGATGTCATCAGGAAGAACCTAAACATATTCAACAACAGTTAATGTCAGAAACGCCAAAACT from Phragmites australis chromosome 14, lpPhrAust1.1, whole genome shotgun sequence includes these protein-coding regions:
- the LOC133890347 gene encoding protein YABBY 7-like, encoding MSSSVRHPCFGLLQEQLGYVQCNFCATILLVRVPCGGSPQLKTVAVQCGDCSGILSVTLPPTLAAAAPASVELPLQEPGVYQPPRDSDESSGEDREMEVAENNVFHTVNKPPVRKQRTPSAYNCFIKEEIRRIKARDPSITHKEAFSAASKNWAHLPRIQQKGN